The Mustela nigripes isolate SB6536 chromosome 4, MUSNIG.SB6536, whole genome shotgun sequence genome includes a window with the following:
- the SFRP4 gene encoding secreted frizzled-related protein 4: MLLSVLAALCLGLRLALGVRGAPCEAVRIPMCRHMPWNITRMPNHLHHSTQENAILAIEQYEELVDVNCSSVLRFFLCAMYAPICTLEFLHDPIKPCKSVCQRARDDCEPLMKMYNHSWPESLACDELPVYDRGVCISPEAIVTDLPEDAKWIDITPDMMVQERPLDVDCKRLSPDRCKCKKVKPTLATYLSKNYSYVIHAKIKAVQRSGCNEVTTVVDVKEIFKSLSPIPRTQVPLITNSSCQCPHILPHQDVLIMCYEWRSRMMLLENCLVEKWRDQLSKRSIQWEERLQEQRRTVQDKKRTAGRTSRSNTPKPKGKPPAPKPATPKKTIKARSAQKRTNPKRV, encoded by the exons ATGCTGCTCTCCGTCCTGGCGGCGCTGTGCCTGGGGCTGCGCCTGGCGCTCGGCGTCCGCGGCGCGCCCTGCGAGGCGGTGCGCATCCCCATGTGCCGGCACATGCCCTGGAACATCACGCGGATGCCCAACCACCTGCACCACAGCACGCAGGAGAACGCCATCCTAGCCATCGAGCAGTACGAGGAGCTGGTGGACGTGAACTGTAGCTCGGTGCTGCGCTTCTTCCTCTGCGCCATGTACGCGCCCATCTGCACGCTGGAGTTCCTGCACGACCCCATCAAGCCGTGCAAGTCGGTGTGCCAGCGCGCGCGCGACGACTGCGAGCCCCTCATGAAGATGTACAACCACAGCTGGCCCGAGAGCCTGGCCTGCGACGAGCTACCCGTCTACGATCGCGGCGTGTGCATCTCGCCGGAAGCCATCGTCACCGACCTCCCCGAGG ATGCTAAGTGGATAGACATCACACCAGACATGATGGTTCAGGAAAGGCCTCTGGATGTGGACTGTAAACGCCTAAGCCCTG ACCGGTGCAAGTGCAAGAAGGTGAAGCCCACTCTGGCGACATATCTGAGCAAAAACTACAGCTACG TCATTCACGCCAAGATAAAAGCTGTGCAGAGGAGCGGCTGTAACGAAGTGACCACCGTGGTGGACGTGAAAGAGATCTTCAAGTCCTTGTCCCCCATCCCACGAACGCAGGTCCCACTCATCACCAATTCTTCCTGCCAGTGCCCTCACATCCTGCCCCACCAAGACGTTCTCATCATGTGTTACGAGTGGCGTTCCAG gaTGATGCTTCTTGAAAACTGTTTAGTTGAAAAATGGAGAGATCAACTCAGTAAAAGATCCATA CAGTGGGAAGAGAGGCTGCAGGAACAGCGCAGGACTGTTCAGGACAAGAAGCGAACAGCCGGGCGGACCAGTCGTagcaacaccccaaaaccaaaggGAAAGCCGCCCGCTCCCAAGCCAGCTACCCCCAAGAAGACCATTAAAGCTAGGAGTGCCCAAAAGAGAACAAACCCAAAAAGAGTGTGA